A genomic region of Vitreoscilla filiformis contains the following coding sequences:
- a CDS encoding aspartate aminotransferase family protein: MTASPSWPDTLGLSSHRLTALWAREQAAFIDAHPRSRTLSAAAAPHWLFGVPLHWMNDWATPFSLYVAHAQGAHVTDVDGHTRVDFCLGDTGAMFGHSPAPVAEALARQAARGLTTMLPGEDTAWIGAELTRRFGLARWQMALSASDANRFVIRWARALTGRTQILVFNGCYHGTVDDVFVDLVHGQPRTRDSLLGQVHDITRTTRSIEFNDLAALEAALADGQVACLLAEPVMTNIGMVLPEPGFWQAAQALCRRHGTLWVLDETHTLSSGPGGYARAHGLTPDGLVLGKPVAGGVPCALYGFSDAVAPRAEAAKRAAPPGHSGIGTTLTANGLTLAALRANLEQVMTEAAYRHMIDLAHTLADGLRGVIARHGLPWCVTQVGARTECQFSPMPPRNGSQADAMLVPALEQLLHLYLLNRGLMITPFHNMMLVCPATTPDHVTKLVTAFETFITETR; encoded by the coding sequence ATGACTGCTTCCCCGTCTTGGCCCGACACCCTGGGCCTGTCGTCGCACCGCTTGACCGCGCTCTGGGCGCGTGAGCAAGCGGCGTTCATCGACGCTCACCCGCGTTCACGCACCCTGAGTGCCGCCGCCGCGCCGCACTGGCTGTTCGGCGTGCCCCTGCACTGGATGAACGACTGGGCCACCCCTTTCAGCCTGTACGTCGCCCACGCGCAAGGCGCCCACGTCACCGATGTGGACGGCCACACCCGCGTGGATTTTTGCCTGGGCGACACCGGCGCCATGTTCGGCCACAGCCCTGCGCCCGTGGCCGAAGCGCTGGCCCGGCAAGCGGCACGCGGCCTCACCACGATGCTGCCCGGCGAAGACACCGCCTGGATCGGCGCCGAGCTGACGCGCCGCTTTGGCTTGGCGCGTTGGCAGATGGCGCTGTCCGCGTCAGACGCCAACCGTTTCGTCATCCGCTGGGCGCGGGCGCTCACCGGGCGGACGCAGATTTTGGTGTTCAACGGCTGTTACCACGGCACGGTCGACGATGTGTTTGTGGATTTGGTTCACGGCCAGCCCCGCACCCGCGACAGCCTGCTCGGCCAAGTTCACGACATCACCCGCACCACCCGCAGCATCGAGTTCAACGATCTGGCGGCGCTGGAAGCGGCGCTGGCTGATGGTCAAGTGGCCTGTTTGTTGGCCGAACCGGTGATGACCAACATCGGCATGGTGTTGCCCGAGCCAGGGTTTTGGCAAGCTGCGCAAGCGCTGTGCCGCCGCCACGGCACGCTGTGGGTGCTGGACGAAACCCACACCCTGAGCAGCGGCCCCGGCGGTTACGCCCGTGCCCACGGCCTCACGCCCGATGGGCTGGTGCTGGGCAAACCGGTGGCAGGTGGGGTGCCGTGTGCGCTGTACGGTTTCAGCGACGCTGTGGCGCCACGCGCCGAAGCCGCCAAGCGGGCGGCACCACCGGGGCACAGCGGCATCGGCACCACGCTCACCGCCAACGGGTTGACCCTGGCGGCCCTGCGCGCCAACCTCGAACAGGTGATGACTGAGGCGGCTTATCGCCACATGATCGATCTGGCGCACACGCTGGCCGATGGCCTGCGCGGCGTGATCGCCCGGCATGGCCTGCCGTGGTGCGTCACCCAAGTGGGCGCACGCACCGAGTGCCAGTTCAGCCCCATGCCACCCCGCAACGGCAGCCAAGCCGATGCGATGTTGGTGCCCGCGCTGGAGCAACTGCTGCACTTGTATCTGCTGAATCGCGGCCTGATGATCACGCCGTTTCACAACATGATGCTGGTGTGCCCCGCCACCACGCCCGACCACGTGACCAAACTGGTAACAGCGTTCGAAACCTTCATCACCGAAACCCGCTGA
- the pilV gene encoding type IV pilus modification protein PilV, whose protein sequence is MRINRQRSQRGSSLIEVLVALALSALGVMALVGMSGAAVRQVRTSEFRITATLLAQDLAERLRAHRAGWSFYNLAPTALAMQAPEAPQPCAQPRACSAAELANLDLRTWQRGLFSQLPQGTGAVRVLPGTPARAELWVMWKDPQALSGDEASAWGMALNPGDVERACPPGMQALSPQPRCVFFQIGL, encoded by the coding sequence ATGCGAATAAATCGGCAAAGAAGTCAGCGCGGATCGTCATTGATCGAAGTTCTGGTGGCGCTGGCCCTCTCGGCCTTGGGGGTGATGGCGCTGGTGGGCATGTCCGGCGCGGCGGTGCGGCAGGTGCGCACCAGCGAATTTCGCATCACCGCCACGTTGCTGGCCCAAGATTTGGCCGAACGCCTGCGCGCTCACCGGGCCGGATGGTCGTTCTACAACTTGGCTCCTACGGCATTGGCCATGCAAGCACCCGAAGCCCCGCAGCCGTGTGCCCAGCCTCGGGCATGCAGCGCCGCTGAATTGGCGAATTTGGATTTGCGCACCTGGCAGCGCGGGTTGTTCAGCCAGTTACCGCAAGGCACAGGGGCCGTGCGGGTGTTGCCTGGCACGCCAGCCCGGGCGGAGTTGTGGGTGATGTGGAAGGATCCGCAAGCCCTGTCCGGTGATGAGGCTTCGGCTTGGGGCATGGCTTTGAACCCTGGGGACGTGGAGCGAGCGTGTCCACCGGGGATGCAGGCGCTGTCGCCGCAGCCGCGCTGCGTTTTTTTTCAAATCGGGTTATGA